The Mucilaginibacter gracilis genomic interval CGCATGGCCTCGTTGGTGGCATCTTTTAGGGTTTTACTGCCCGATGTTGCAGGTACCACGGTTGCGCCAAGCATTTTCATACGGGCAACGTTTGGTGCCTGGCGTTCCATATCAATTTCGCCCATGTATACTATGCATTCAATACCTTTTAAGGCGCAAACGGTGGCGGTTGCCACGCCATGCTGGCCAGCCCCGGTTTCGGCAATAATGCGTTTTTTGCCTAAACGGATGGCTAGTAATATTTGGCCTATGGCATTATTTATTTTGTGCGAACCGGTATGGTTCAAATCTTCACGTTTAAAAAAGATGTTGGCCCCGTATTTTTCCGAAAACCGCTTGGCAAAGTATAAGGGCGAAGGGCGGCCTACATAATCTTTAAGTAACTGGTTATACTCGGCAATAAATGCGGCATCTGCTGTTATATTAAGGTATTGCTGTCGCAACTCCTCAATGTTAGGATATAGCATTTCGGGAATGTATGCCCCGCCAAAATCTCCGTAATAGCCCAGCTCGTTAACTCCGTAATTCATCTTTATGATCTTAATATTTTAAACGCTTGTTCTAATTTTTCTGCATCCTTTACACCAGGCTCAATTTCAAACCTGCTATTGAGGTCGACACCATAAAATGCGGGATGTTTAATATCTTTAATATTCTCCAAATTATCAAGGCTAATTCCGCCGCATAAAAAAAAGGGAACATCAAGTTTATAATTATCCAATATGGTCCAATTAAATGTTTGGCCCGAGCCGCCGTGTTTTTCTGTTTTGGTGTCAAACATAAAATGGTCTACCTTATCCCGATAAGGTTTTAACTGCTCAAAGTCAAAATTATCATCTAAACCAAACGCTTTAAATACTTTTACCTTACCGCGCAATGCCTGGCAAAAATCGGGGCTTTCATTGCCATGTAATTGTACAGCGTTAAAATCAAACTGATTGATAAGGTTCGTAATGGTTTCATCGCTTTCGTTTACAAAAACGGCTGTTTTATAAATAGCTTCGGGCAATGCTTCTAAAACATCGGGCGGCAATTGAGCAATAAAGCGCGGCGATAGGCCGTAGCAAATAAAACCCATATAGTCGGGCGCCAAAGCAGCAACCGCTTTAATATTTTCGGGTTTTTTTAAACCACAAACCTTTATCTTCATGGCTATTAGTTGCTATTTAATTTTTTAAAACTGATTAACGCCTTTTTGCTCAACAGCGATTCTTCGGCTTCATAAAAACAATCGGCAAAGCTTTTTTCAGGGTTCAGTGTTTGTATGGCCAACGCCGCGTTTACCAATACTACGTTATTTTGCGCTGCTGTTGCCTCGCCTACCAAAACACTAATAAATATATCTGCCGATTCGGGCACGGTATTGCCTCCGGCAATCTCTTCGGGTTTCACCTTATCAAACCCAAGCTGCTCCAGGGTATTTATCTTCTCGCCCGCTTTGCTAAAGGTTTTAAAATCGCAGGTTAATGATACCTCGTCATAACCTTCCAAAGCGTGCAAAATGGTGTAATTTTTATTAGACTTTTGATACAGATAAGCGTACAAACGAGCCAGCTCTAAGCTAAAAACACCAACTATTTGGTTTTTTGGCCTTGCCGGATTTACCAACGGGCCCAACATATTGAAAAAAGTTTTTACGCCAAGCTCTTTACGGATAGGCGCAACGGTTTTCATGGCGGGGTGAAACATGGGGGCATGTAAAAAGCAAATACCTGCTTCATCAACATCCTTTTGTAAGGTGCTCATGTTGTTGGTAAACTTGTAACCCAGGTACTCCATTACGTTTGACGACCCACAGCCCGACGACACCCCATAATTGCCATGTTTGGCCACCTTATACCCCGCCCCGGCCACTACAAACGATGCCAGGGTTGATATATTAAAGGTATCCTTACCATCGCCACCGGTGCCGCAAAGGTCAATCAGGTTATCGGCTTCCAGGTTAACGGGCAAGCAAAGCTCCAGCATGGCATCGCGAAAGCCCTCTAACTCGTCAACAGTAATGTTACGCATACAATAGGCCGTCATGAAGGCTGCCATTTGCGAGTTATTATATTTGCCTTGTGCAATATTGGTCAAAATAACTTTCGACTCTTGCTTGCTAAAGGTTTTATGTTCAAAAAGATGGTTTAAAATAGTTTTCATTATTTGCTATAAAATAAAAAAGGGCTGCCATTGGCACCCCTTTACTATATATTTACGGTTAAACACAGGGAAGCCTTACGATTACTCGTTAAGCCACCACCAATTGTTATTTAATCCGGTTTTTATCATTTCGTGGGCAAATATGTAAATTGTTTTTTCTAAAAGCAAGCATAAGTATAAATTTACGCTTATAATTTATCTATATTTAAACATGGGTATCAGGAAGGTAAAAGCTAATCCGGAGAGTGACATGGGTTTGGGTACCCAGGCAATAGCCAAAAACCAACGCATATTTAACCAGGATGGCTCTATTAATGTTAAGCGCAAAGGGCTTTCGTACTTTAATACAGCCAACAATTACCACCGGCTTATCACCATGAAATGGCACCATTTCTGGCTGTTAATATTGAGTGGCTATTTAATTGTAAATCTTATTTTCTCGTTTCTTTATCTCGCGCTGGGTATTGATAACCTGGTAGGTGCGCAAGGTAGTACACCTTACGAACACTTTTTTGATGCCTTCTTTTTCTCGGCACAAACCATTACCACGGTTGGTTACGGGCATATTTACCCGCACGGTATACCAACAAGCAGCGTTTCGGCAATCGAATCAATGATAGGTTTATTGGCTTTTGCATTGGCTACCGGTTTGCTTTACGGGCGTTTTTCGCGGCCATCGGCTAAAATAACCTACAGCAGGCATGTACTGGTGGCACCCTACCTGGAAAAAGGCAAAGCCTTAATGTTTAGGTTAGCCAACCAACGGCGCAGTACGTTAATTGATTTGGAAATTGAGGTAATATTTTCGTACAACGAAGAGGTGAACGGCAAAACGGTTCGCAAATTTATTCCGCTCGAATTAGAGCGTAAACATGTAAGCATATTAACCCTAAACTGGACCGTTGTGCATGAGCTTAACGATGATAGCCCGTTGCGGGATATTACGAATGAGGATTTAGAAAAAACAGAAGCAAACATTGCCGTGCTTTTAAAAGCGTTTGACGATACATTTTCGCAAACGGTACATTCGCGCACATCTTACCAGTATGACGAAGTGATTTGGAACGCTAAATTTAAACCTGCATTTGACCGTGACTACGATGGCCGTATGGTGCTTGATTTGGCTAAGATAAGCGACCATGAAAGACTGGAGAACAGCCCGGTAACACAAACCATTGATAAACAGCCAGCCCAAAAAGTGGTATGATAAGCGAGCCTACTATTTACACATTTGTTAATTAAATACCCCTGCCGTAAATAAACAAAAACGGTTTATCGGGGTTACATTCGCATCTACAAAAACTATACTTGTTATGAAATACAATTTTTTTGGCAATACAGGCCTAATCGTTTCCGAAATATGTTTTGGCACCATGACCTTTGGTGGCAAGGGAATATGGGAGGCTATAGGCAAAATACAGCAAACCGAAGTAAACGACCTGATGAAGGTTGTTGTTGACTCGGGCATTAATTTTATTGATACTGCCAACGTTTATTCGTTTGGCGAATCGGAAAAATTATTGGGACAATCAATATTAGACCTTGGTTTAAACCGCGACGAACTGGTGATAGCTACCAAAGTACGCGGCCGTATGGGCGAGGGCAAAAACAATGTTGGCCTTTCGCGCTATCATATCTTTCAATCGGTAAACGAAAGTTTAAAGCGTTTACAGTTAGATCATATTGATGTGCTATACGTACACGGCGTTGACCCCAAAACACCGGTTGAAGAAACCATGCGCGCCTTAAATGATATTGTGCAAAGCGGAAAAGTGCGTTACATAGCCGTTTGCAACTGGCCCGCCTGGATGGTAATGAAGGCACAAGGCATAGCGGCTTTAAACGGCTGGAGCAAATTTGAAGGTCTGCAATATTTCTATTCGTTATCGGGCCGTGATATTGAACGCGAAGTGCTTCCGATGGCCGAAGACCAAAACCTGGCCGTTATGCCCTGGAGCCCGCTGGCCGGCGGTTTCCTTTCGGGAAAGTTTACCCGCAATAACGAAAAAGCTGAAGGTTCGCGCCGCGCTTCCTTTGATTTTCCACCCATCAACAAAGCAAAGGCTTATGATATTATTGATGTTATTGCCGAAATTGGCACCCAATACAATGTATCGGCAGCGCAGATAGCTTTGGCATGGGTGCGCCAGCAAAAAGCCGTTACCAGTACAATTATCGGCGCAAAAAATGCAGGTCAGTTACAGGATAACATCAAATCCACCGAGATTAATTTAACCCCCGAAGACCTTAAAAAGATTGACGAAGTAAGTGCCCTTCCGCGCGAATACCCTGGCTGGATGGTAGAAAGGCAATCGGCAGACAGGCAGTTGTAGGGGGCATGGTTAATGGTTCATAGTTGATGGTTCATAGTAAGAAAAAAAAACAAACATCTTGTTTCATGAACTATCAACTATCAACTATGAACCCTTTACCAACGTTCTATCAACTCCAACCGTCTATAATGCCTTCAAAACTCCCACGGTATATTCTACCTGCTCGGCATGAACATCCAAATGCAGCACAAAACGTATGCGGTGCTTATCGGTGTTGTTTGCTTTTATGCCTTTTGCTTCCAGTTTTTGGAGGATAATATCGGCAGGTTCAAGGGTATCAAACAGTACTATATTAGTTTCAACAGGCAACACTTGGCTCACCCAGGGCAGAGTGGCCAATTCGGTTGCTAAAATTTGTGCATGCGAGTGGTCTATCTTTAGCCGTTCTATATGATGGTCGAGCGCGTAAATACCAGCTGCTGCTAAAAACCCAGCCTGGCGCATACCGCCGCCCATAACCTTGCGTATCCGCCTTGCATATTTAAGGGTTTGCTTATCGGCCAGTAAAACCGACCCAACCGGGGCACCAAGGCCCTTGGATAAGCAAACCGAAATACCGTCAAATAATTCGCCATAGCCTTTAGCACTATCGCCTGTATAGGTTAAGGCATTAAAAATGCGGGCACCATCAAGGTGAAGTTTTAGGCCGCGTGTTTGGCACAGTGCCGCTATGGGTGCAATATCATCCAATTTATAACAACTGCCGCCGCCTTTATTAACCGTGTTTTCTAAAACAACCAAGCTGGTATGCGGGTAATGTATGTTTTCGGCGTTTATTTCGGGTTCAATCATTTCGGCGGTTATGATGCCGCGAGGGCCATTGAGCAAACGTGTTGATACCGCCGAATTAAAGGCTATGCCCCCACCCTCGTAACGGTAAACGTGTGCGGTTTGGTCTGCAATAAGTTCATCAAGGGGTTGGGTAAAACATTTAATGGCAATTTGGTTAGTCATGGTGCCCGATGGGCAAAACATGCCTGCTTCCATCCCAAAAATATCAGCAAGCTTTTGTTCAAGCGCGTTCACGGTTTCATCTTCACCAAAAACATCGTCGCCAACTTTGGCACTCATCATGGCCTCAACCATACCGGGCGTAGGCCTGGTTACAGTATCGCTTCTCAAATCAACAGTCATCATATATACCATTCAATTATTACAATTCTATTTTGCGGTCAAATTAACAATTTTATTAGCTTTATCTTTCAAAAAAAAGCTCTCGTAACAAATGTATTTATAGTTAAGGGGGGTGTTTTTGTAAATTGGATAGGTTAGGTTAATTTTTGTTAAATGGCAATGTTAAACTATGTTTACATAGGGCATATGCGTGTTGCTAAACAATAAACCCCAATTTTTCCGTTAAAGGAATTCGATATTATATTTTGGTATGAAAAGTTTGCTGATATTACTTTTGGTTTCTGTAATGGCCATTACTGCCAGGGCACAATTTGCACCAGGTTATTACTACGATATTAATGGCGAAAAAGTACCGGGCTTGATTAACAGGTACCCATCCGGAAAAGGCATTATGAAGGACGAAGGCTTTATTGAATTTAAAGATGATGATAAAGCGCGCCCGCAACGCCTAAGCGCCAGTATGATACACGGGTTTGTAGTTGGCCGCGATAGTTTTGCCATTGCCCACGCGCCCCGTTTTGGTGCATGGACAAAAAACGAACTCGATTTTGTGCAGGTAGTAGTTAGTGGCCCTACAAATTTATACATGATAGCCGGCGGAAGCGGGGGCGATAGCGGCCGCCCAAGCGGCAGCCGCATACAGCCAATGGTATCAACAGGTATTGGTACTGGCGGCGCGGGTATGGGCGGCGGCATTGGTATTAACCTGGGCGGTGGCGGTGGCTCGGGCCGCGGTGCTGCACATAACGTTTTTTATTACGGCGAAACTACCGGCACCATGCTTCCATTTAAAAAAGAAACTTTTGTTGAAACCATGGGCGATGTAATGGGCGATGAGCCACAGGTTGTTGAAAAAATACGCGATGGCACTTTTAATATTGATAACATTGATGGCCTGGTGAAGTATTATAAAATAATTGTTGCCTCGCACAAATAACTTTAAAAACGTTGCAGCCGCCGTATCTGTAAACAGTGGGTTTTGTGTTGTTACAACAGTATTGAGGTGTTGTACCTTATAGCTATCTTTGCGGTATGATGTTGCAAAATGCTGCGCTATATACCAAACAAATTAAAACCTGGGCCCACGAGCTTGGGTTTATGTTTTGTGGTATAGCACAGGCCGATTTTTTAGAAGAGGAGGCTCCACGGCTGGAAGCCTGGCTAAAAAAAGGTTTTCATGGCGAAATGCAATACATGGAAAACCATTTTGATAAACGGCTGGACCCGCGTTTACTGGTTGACGGGGCAAAATCCGTTATTAGCCTGGGGCTCAATTATTATACCGATGCCCGGCAACTTGATGCCAGTGCCCCGCTTATATCAAAATACGCCTACGGTGCCGATTATCATGATGTGATAAAAGATAAGCTAAAGCAGTTATTACAATTAATTAACGAGCATATTGGCGAAGTAAGCGGCCGCGGCTTTGTTGATTCGGCTCCGGTACTTGACCGGGCGTGGGCTAAAAAAGCGGGGCTGGGTTGGATAGGAAAAAACGCTAACCTGATAGGTAAAAAAACAGGATCGTTCTTTTTTTTAGCCGAACTGATAATTGATTTGGAACTCGATTACGATGTTGAACCCACCGCCGACCACTGCGGTACCTGCACCCGCTGCATAGATGCCTGCCCTACCGAAGCCATTGTTGGCCCTGCCGTAGTTGACGGCAGCAAGTGCATATCGTACCTTACTATTGAGCTTAAAAATGAAATACCGGCGTCATTTAAAGATAAGCTGGATGGCTGGATGTTTGGCTGCGATATTTGCCAGGATGTTTGCCCCTGGAACCGCTTTTCGGTTTTGCACAACCAACCTGCCTTTGAACCCCACCCCGACTTGCTTGGCATGACCAAACAGGACTGGAACGAAATTACCGAAGACGTTTTTAAAAAGGTATTTAAAGGCTCGGCAGTAAAACGGACCAAGTTTGCCGGATTGACAAGGAATATCAGCTTCCTGAGCCCCCCGGCCCCCTAAAGGGGGAGCAAGTTTGCACGGTTGTGCACTCACATCTATATAAACCGGCTTATCTGTACCGTTAGGTGCGATAGCCTGGTAAAATCTAATATCAATTATTTTCTTGCGCCGTAGGCGCAATACTTAACCCACTATTTATAACTCACTATAAAAATTGGCCTTACCCATCAAAAACTCCCCCTTTAGGGGGCCGGGGGGCCTACTTTCCAAATTTTTGCTTCAGAGCGGCTAACATATCGTTGTCAATAGGTTTGGCTTCTTCTTTGGGCTTTTGTTCGGTACGCGGTATAAATGGTTTCCTATCTGTGTTGTTGTGTTGTGGGTTAAAAGGCTTTTTCTCTGTATTTTTATTGGGCACAAAGGCCTTTTTTTCCGGCTGTGGTTGCGACGGATCGGCAATTAAACCTTGTTGTTGCGTTTGCTGTACCGGGGCCGGTTTTGGTTCGGGCTTAACGGCAGGTTCGCGTTTGCTGATATAACGCTTGTATATTTGCTCTAATTTGCGTTTGGTATACAACGGAAAATCGCCGTTCATCATCCACGAGTAGTAGCTTGGTTCGGCTTTAAAAACATCCTCAACCTTTTTGCCTTTGTGCTTTCCAAAGTTAAAAAGCTCATCGCCATTGTCGCTGTAAACCATTCTTCCGGCAAAATCAACAGGTTTGTTCAGGTTTGTAAATTTATGCAGGGCTTCAACATCGCCTACTACGGGTTTGGTTTTAACGCCCTTTTTATCTTCGTATTCTACACCTTCGTATTTGGCTATCTGCGCAAGCAAAACCTCCATTGTTGCACGGGTATCGGCTTCGGCCGAGTGTGCGTTAATAATATCTTTACCGCAATAAAACTGGTAAGCGGCACGCAGGGTGCGTTGCTCCATTTGGTGAAAAATGTTTTGTACATCCACAAAATGGCGTTCTTCAATATCAAACGGATGGCCCACGCGCAAAAACTCCTCCATTAGCATGGGTATATCAAAACGGTTAGAGTTGTAGCCGGCCAGGTCGCTGTCGGCAATAAAATCGGCTATTTCGGCAGCGGCATTTTTAAAAACGGGCGCATCTATTAAATGCTCCTCGTATATGCCGTGTATCATTGACGATTCTATCGAAATAGGCATTTCCGGGTTTATTTTCCAGGTCTTTACTTCTTCGGTAGCATCCGGCATCAGTTTGATAACAGATATTTCAACAATTCGGTCAACGCCAATATTTGTTCCGGTAGTTTCCAGGTCAAAAAATGCAAGCGGGCGTTTCAGGGTTAATTTCATGTGCAAGTATTGAAGCTACAAAGGTGTCAAAAATCTGCAAACTATTTGCAGTTAAAAACACCTTTAAAATTTGTTTTTAACAACTATTGAAATATCTATAAAAGAGTATTATTTTTCGGGAAGAATTTCCAACTAAACCTTATCTATGAAAAACGCGGTACTTATTGTTGTAATTATTTTATTTTCGGTAAAAATGTACGCACAGGATTTCCCCGAAGGGAAATTTAATAGCGCAGATATAGAAATGACAAGCTATGATAAAGACCCAACCGCCCACGCTGTTGTGTTAAAGGAGTTTGGCAAAACCTGGGTAAGCACTGCCGACCATCTGCCTATTATTCACGAATATCACGTTAAGATAAAAATATTTGATGACAAGGGCTTTAACGAGGGTAATGTGGCCATCAGCCTTTATAACCATGGCGAAAATTACGAAACAGTAAGGGATATTAAAGCCCACACCTTTTATAAAGACGATAATGGCCTGGTGCGCGAGGCCGACCTTGACCCGGCTAAAATATACAAAGAAAAAAAGAGCAAAAATATTGACTTAGTTAAGTTTGCATTGCCCAACCTGCGTAAAGGTTGTGTAATTGAATATTCGTATTCTACCGAATCGCCATACCATTACAATTTCCATTCCTGGGATTTTCAATCGGATATTCCCAAAATATATTCGGAGTATGAGGTACACATTCCGGCAGTTTACGAATATAACATTGTGTTACGAGGTTATTTAAGTTTAACCAAAAGCAACGCCGAACTTGAACGCGAATGTTTTGACTTTTATGGCACCAAGGCCGATTGCTCTAAAATAAATTATATCATGAGCGACGTACCCGCTTTTGTTGAAGAAAGCGATATGACTGCCCCATCCAATTACATATCGGCCATGTATTTTGAACTTGCGGCCATGACCAACGAAAATGGCGTTAAAAATAAAATAACGCAGGAATGGACTGATATTGACCGTGAATTGAAGGGTAACGATTACTTTGGCACCCAAATGAAGCGCAAAGAGTTGCTTAAAGACCGTATCCCGGCTTCAATTTTGGCTATACCCGATACGCTGGCAAAGGCCCAGGCTATTTATACCCATTTACAAAAATGGTTTAAATGGGACCATATATTTTCGATGTACAGCGACGACGGTATAAAAAAAGCCCTGGATAGCCACACCGGCCATGTAGGCGATATTAACCTTTCGCTAATTTCGGCTTTAAACGCCGCCGGCATAAGTGCCGATGCTGTAATATTATCAACCCGCGACAATGGCGCTATCAACAAATTATTCCCGCAAACCAGTGATTTTGACTATGTTGTAGCCAGGCTAATTATACACAATAAAGTTTATATGCTTGATGCTACCGACCCCTTACTTGCCTTTGGGATGCTGCCCCTGCGCTGTATTAACGACCAGGGAAGGGTAATGAGTTTAAGCAAGCCATCGTACTGGATAGATATGGTTGAAACCAATAAATCAACCCGCACATCATCCCTGGATTTAACCATTCAAAGCGATGGCAAAATAAAGGGCACCGTAAGCACCTATTACGTTGGTTATGCGGCCTACAAAAAACGGCTATCAATAAAACGTTTTAACTCGGTAGATGAGTATGTAGAGAACCTGGCAGAGAACAATCCTAAATTAAAAATCTCCAAATCGGAGATCACCAATTTGGATAGTTTGAATTCGCCTCTGAGCGAGAAATATGATATTGTAATTAACAATAGCAACAATACCAACGGAGACAATATTGTATTTAACCCCGCTTTTTGGGACGAACTTACCGAAAATCCGTTTAAGTTAAAGGAGCGCACCTACCCTGTTGATTTGGGTTCGACGTTAGATCACCGGGTAATTGTGGCACTTCATTATCCGGCTAACTACGTAATCACCAGGCAGCCCGAACCTGTTTCTATCGGCTTGCCTAATAAGGGTGGTAAATTTGTAACCCTTGTTGAAGCGGGCGATCAGGTTTTTAATTACTCGGAGGTACACCAACTTAGCAAGGCCATTTACCAGCCCGAAGAGTATCCTTATATTAAAGAATTGTACAACAAAATTATACAAAACCAAAAGGCAACCATTGTATTAAGCAAAAAACCATGAGATATTTTTATACGATACTATTTTTTTTGCCGATG includes:
- the trpD gene encoding anthranilate phosphoribosyltransferase, producing MKTILNHLFEHKTFSKQESKVILTNIAQGKYNNSQMAAFMTAYCMRNITVDELEGFRDAMLELCLPVNLEADNLIDLCGTGGDGKDTFNISTLASFVVAGAGYKVAKHGNYGVSSGCGSSNVMEYLGYKFTNNMSTLQKDVDEAGICFLHAPMFHPAMKTVAPIRKELGVKTFFNMLGPLVNPARPKNQIVGVFSLELARLYAYLYQKSNKNYTILHALEGYDEVSLTCDFKTFSKAGEKINTLEQLGFDKVKPEEIAGGNTVPESADIFISVLVGEATAAQNNVVLVNAALAIQTLNPEKSFADCFYEAEESLLSKKALISFKKLNSN
- a CDS encoding aldo/keto reductase; protein product: MKYNFFGNTGLIVSEICFGTMTFGGKGIWEAIGKIQQTEVNDLMKVVVDSGINFIDTANVYSFGESEKLLGQSILDLGLNRDELVIATKVRGRMGEGKNNVGLSRYHIFQSVNESLKRLQLDHIDVLYVHGVDPKTPVEETMRALNDIVQSGKVRYIAVCNWPAWMVMKAQGIAALNGWSKFEGLQYFYSLSGRDIEREVLPMAEDQNLAVMPWSPLAGGFLSGKFTRNNEKAEGSRRASFDFPPINKAKAYDIIDVIAEIGTQYNVSAAQIALAWVRQQKAVTSTIIGAKNAGQLQDNIKSTEINLTPEDLKKIDEVSALPREYPGWMVERQSADRQL
- a CDS encoding DUF3857 domain-containing protein; protein product: MKNAVLIVVIILFSVKMYAQDFPEGKFNSADIEMTSYDKDPTAHAVVLKEFGKTWVSTADHLPIIHEYHVKIKIFDDKGFNEGNVAISLYNHGENYETVRDIKAHTFYKDDNGLVREADLDPAKIYKEKKSKNIDLVKFALPNLRKGCVIEYSYSTESPYHYNFHSWDFQSDIPKIYSEYEVHIPAVYEYNIVLRGYLSLTKSNAELERECFDFYGTKADCSKINYIMSDVPAFVEESDMTAPSNYISAMYFELAAMTNENGVKNKITQEWTDIDRELKGNDYFGTQMKRKELLKDRIPASILAIPDTLAKAQAIYTHLQKWFKWDHIFSMYSDDGIKKALDSHTGHVGDINLSLISALNAAGISADAVILSTRDNGAINKLFPQTSDFDYVVARLIIHNKVYMLDATDPLLAFGMLPLRCINDQGRVMSLSKPSYWIDMVETNKSTRTSSLDLTIQSDGKIKGTVSTYYVGYAAYKKRLSIKRFNSVDEYVENLAENNPKLKISKSEITNLDSLNSPLSEKYDIVINNSNNTNGDNIVFNPAFWDELTENPFKLKERTYPVDLGSTLDHRVIVALHYPANYVITRQPEPVSIGLPNKGGKFVTLVEAGDQVFNYSEVHQLSKAIYQPEEYPYIKELYNKIIQNQKATIVLSKKP
- the queG gene encoding tRNA epoxyqueuosine(34) reductase QueG, whose translation is MLQNAALYTKQIKTWAHELGFMFCGIAQADFLEEEAPRLEAWLKKGFHGEMQYMENHFDKRLDPRLLVDGAKSVISLGLNYYTDARQLDASAPLISKYAYGADYHDVIKDKLKQLLQLINEHIGEVSGRGFVDSAPVLDRAWAKKAGLGWIGKNANLIGKKTGSFFFLAELIIDLELDYDVEPTADHCGTCTRCIDACPTEAIVGPAVVDGSKCISYLTIELKNEIPASFKDKLDGWMFGCDICQDVCPWNRFSVLHNQPAFEPHPDLLGMTKQDWNEITEDVFKKVFKGSAVKRTKFAGLTRNISFLSPPAP
- a CDS encoding threonine aldolase family protein, with amino-acid sequence MMTVDLRSDTVTRPTPGMVEAMMSAKVGDDVFGEDETVNALEQKLADIFGMEAGMFCPSGTMTNQIAIKCFTQPLDELIADQTAHVYRYEGGGIAFNSAVSTRLLNGPRGIITAEMIEPEINAENIHYPHTSLVVLENTVNKGGGSCYKLDDIAPIAALCQTRGLKLHLDGARIFNALTYTGDSAKGYGELFDGISVCLSKGLGAPVGSVLLADKQTLKYARRIRKVMGGGMRQAGFLAAAGIYALDHHIERLKIDHSHAQILATELATLPWVSQVLPVETNIVLFDTLEPADIILQKLEAKGIKANNTDKHRIRFVLHLDVHAEQVEYTVGVLKAL
- a CDS encoding phosphoribosylanthranilate isomerase, yielding MKIKVCGLKKPENIKAVAALAPDYMGFICYGLSPRFIAQLPPDVLEALPEAIYKTAVFVNESDETITNLINQFDFNAVQLHGNESPDFCQALRGKVKVFKAFGLDDNFDFEQLKPYRDKVDHFMFDTKTEKHGGSGQTFNWTILDNYKLDVPFFLCGGISLDNLENIKDIKHPAFYGVDLNSRFEIEPGVKDAEKLEQAFKILRS
- a CDS encoding ion channel; translation: MGIRKVKANPESDMGLGTQAIAKNQRIFNQDGSINVKRKGLSYFNTANNYHRLITMKWHHFWLLILSGYLIVNLIFSFLYLALGIDNLVGAQGSTPYEHFFDAFFFSAQTITTVGYGHIYPHGIPTSSVSAIESMIGLLAFALATGLLYGRFSRPSAKITYSRHVLVAPYLEKGKALMFRLANQRRSTLIDLEIEVIFSYNEEVNGKTVRKFIPLELERKHVSILTLNWTVVHELNDDSPLRDITNEDLEKTEANIAVLLKAFDDTFSQTVHSRTSYQYDEVIWNAKFKPAFDRDYDGRMVLDLAKISDHERLENSPVTQTIDKQPAQKVV
- a CDS encoding 3'-5' exonuclease translates to MKLTLKRPLAFFDLETTGTNIGVDRIVEISVIKLMPDATEEVKTWKINPEMPISIESSMIHGIYEEHLIDAPVFKNAAAEIADFIADSDLAGYNSNRFDIPMLMEEFLRVGHPFDIEERHFVDVQNIFHQMEQRTLRAAYQFYCGKDIINAHSAEADTRATMEVLLAQIAKYEGVEYEDKKGVKTKPVVGDVEALHKFTNLNKPVDFAGRMVYSDNGDELFNFGKHKGKKVEDVFKAEPSYYSWMMNGDFPLYTKRKLEQIYKRYISKREPAVKPEPKPAPVQQTQQQGLIADPSQPQPEKKAFVPNKNTEKKPFNPQHNNTDRKPFIPRTEQKPKEEAKPIDNDMLAALKQKFGK